In the Lentisphaerota bacterium genome, one interval contains:
- the rfbC gene encoding dTDP-4-dehydrorhamnose 3,5-epimerase, which produces MTFTPLAIPDVILITPRVFSDSRGFFLETFQASTLLQAGLPVDFAQDNESCSRRGVLRGLHYQLPPHAQGKLVRVARGRAWDVAVDLRPGSATFGKWAGTELSAVNHAMLWIPPGFAHGFVALEDDTLFLYKCTCPYSPEAERGIRWNDPDLAIAWPGDVSCVSAKDDALPLLRDVREA; this is translated from the coding sequence ATGACCTTCACACCCCTGGCGATTCCCGACGTCATCCTGATCACGCCGCGCGTGTTCAGCGACAGCCGCGGGTTCTTCCTGGAAACCTTCCAGGCGTCCACGCTGCTCCAAGCGGGCCTTCCTGTTGACTTTGCGCAGGACAACGAATCCTGCTCGCGGCGCGGCGTGCTGCGCGGCCTGCACTACCAGCTTCCGCCACACGCCCAGGGCAAGCTGGTTCGCGTCGCCCGCGGCCGCGCGTGGGATGTCGCCGTCGACCTCCGGCCCGGGTCGGCGACCTTCGGAAAATGGGCCGGCACCGAGCTTTCGGCCGTCAACCACGCCATGCTCTGGATTCCGCCCGGCTTCGCCCACGGCTTCGTGGCGCTGGAGGACGACACGCTCTTCCTCTACAAATGCACCTGCCCCTACTCTCCCGAAGCCGAACGGGGAATCCGCTGGAACGATCCCGATCTCGCCATCGCCTGGCCCGGCGACGTCTCCTGCGTGTCGGCCAAGGATGATGCCCTGCCGCTGCTGCGGGATGTTCGGGAAGCCTGA